In the Nothobranchius furzeri strain GRZ-AD chromosome 15, NfurGRZ-RIMD1, whole genome shotgun sequence genome, one interval contains:
- the LOC107391261 gene encoding synaptotagmin-2 isoform X1, with the protein MKFNLFKHQTTPMVAAKPTTTSDLSVTPAPVALVSAENSTEPVNKNDAFDEIKNKFLNEIDKIPLPSWAIIAIAVVAALLILTCCFCIIKKCCCKKKKNKKGKKGKGDMGMKNLKGGEKPQDEDDEEDDVEPGLTGDEKEEEVKEKEKLGKLQYSIDYDFQENKLTVGILQAADLLSMDSGGTSDPYVRVYVLPDKKKKFDTKVHKKTLNPVFNETFTFKIPFQEMGGKTLVMSVFDFDRFSKHDIIGEIKIPMNTLDLAKPIEEWRDLDSADQEEPEKLGDICISLRYVPTAGKLTICILEAKNLKKMDVGGLSDPYVKINLLQNGKRLKKKKTTVKKNTLNPYYNESFSFEIPLEQMQKIQAVITVLDYDKIGKNDAIGKIWVGSKSTGAGLKHWSDMLANPRRPIAQWHPLQPEEEVDAALAALNAKK; encoded by the exons ATGAAGTTTAACCTGTTCAAGCATCAGACGACGCCCATGGTTGCTGCTAAGCCGACGACGACCAGCGACTTGAGCGTCACTCCGGCTCCTGTCGCATTAGTCTCTGCAGAGAACTCCACTGAGCCGGTCAACAAGAACGATGCCTTTGACGAGATCAAGAACAAGTTCCTGAATGAAATTGACAAGATCCCAC TGCCGTCCTGGGCTATCATCGCCATTGCCGTGGTCGCTGCTTtactgattctaacatgctgtttCTGCATCATCAAGAAATGCTgttgcaagaagaagaagaacaagaagggcAAGAAGGGGAAGGGTGACATGGGGATGAAAAACCTGAAAGGAGGAGAG AAACCACaggatgaagatgatgaggaggatgatgtggAGCCAGGACTAACTGGGGATGAGAAGGAGGAAGAAGTGAAGGAGAAAGAAAAGCTTGGAAAGCTGCAGTACTCAATTGACTATGACTTCCAGGAAAATAAG CTTACAGTGGGAATCCTACAAGCAGCCGATCTCCTCTCCATGGACAGCGGAGGCACTTCCGACCCTTATGTCAGGGTTTATGTTTTGCCTGACAAGAAGAAAAAGTTTGACACAAAGGTTCACAAGAAAACACTTAATCCTGTCTTCAACGAGACCTTCACCTTTAAG ATTCCATTCCAAGAGATGGGTGGGAAGACACTGGTGATGTCCGTCTTTGACTTTGATCGTTTCTCAAAACACGACATCATTGGAGAGATTAAGATACCCATGAACACCCTGGACCTGGCTAAGCCAATCGAAGAGTGGAGAGACCTTGACAGTGCAGATCAAGAAGAG cCAGAGAAGCTGGGAGACATTTGCATCTCCTTACGTTATGTCCCCACCGCTGGCAAACTCACCATCTGTATTCTGGAGGCGAAGAACTTGAAGAAAATGGATGTGGGTGGACTATCAG ATCCCTACGTGAAAATTAACCTGCTGCAGAACGGAAAAagactgaagaaaaagaagacgACGGTGAAGAAGAACACCTTGAACCCCTACTATAACGAGTCCTTCAGTTTTGAGATTCCTCTTGAGCAAATGCAG AAAATCCAAGCTGTGATCACGGTGCTGGATTATGACAAGATCGGCAAGAATGATGCCATTGGGAAGATCTGGGTGGGAAGCAAGTCCACGGGGGCCGGGCTGAAACACTGGTCCGACATGCTGGCCAACCCCCGTCGCCCCATCGCCCAGTGGCATCCGCTTCAGCCAGAGGAGGAGGTGGATGCTGCCCTCGCCGCCCTGAATGCCAAGAAGTAA
- the LOC107391261 gene encoding synaptotagmin-2 isoform X2, translating to MKFNLFKHQTTPMVAAKPTTTSDLSVTPAPVALVSAENSTEPVNKNDAFDEIKNKFLNEIDKIPLPSWAIIAIAVVAALLILTCCFCIIKKCCCKKKKNKKGKKGKGDMGMKNLKGGEDEDDEEDDVEPGLTGDEKEEEVKEKEKLGKLQYSIDYDFQENKLTVGILQAADLLSMDSGGTSDPYVRVYVLPDKKKKFDTKVHKKTLNPVFNETFTFKIPFQEMGGKTLVMSVFDFDRFSKHDIIGEIKIPMNTLDLAKPIEEWRDLDSADQEEPEKLGDICISLRYVPTAGKLTICILEAKNLKKMDVGGLSDPYVKINLLQNGKRLKKKKTTVKKNTLNPYYNESFSFEIPLEQMQKIQAVITVLDYDKIGKNDAIGKIWVGSKSTGAGLKHWSDMLANPRRPIAQWHPLQPEEEVDAALAALNAKK from the exons ATGAAGTTTAACCTGTTCAAGCATCAGACGACGCCCATGGTTGCTGCTAAGCCGACGACGACCAGCGACTTGAGCGTCACTCCGGCTCCTGTCGCATTAGTCTCTGCAGAGAACTCCACTGAGCCGGTCAACAAGAACGATGCCTTTGACGAGATCAAGAACAAGTTCCTGAATGAAATTGACAAGATCCCAC TGCCGTCCTGGGCTATCATCGCCATTGCCGTGGTCGCTGCTTtactgattctaacatgctgtttCTGCATCATCAAGAAATGCTgttgcaagaagaagaagaacaagaagggcAAGAAGGGGAAGGGTGACATGGGGATGAAAAACCTGAAAGGAGGAGAG gatgaagatgatgaggaggatgatgtggAGCCAGGACTAACTGGGGATGAGAAGGAGGAAGAAGTGAAGGAGAAAGAAAAGCTTGGAAAGCTGCAGTACTCAATTGACTATGACTTCCAGGAAAATAAG CTTACAGTGGGAATCCTACAAGCAGCCGATCTCCTCTCCATGGACAGCGGAGGCACTTCCGACCCTTATGTCAGGGTTTATGTTTTGCCTGACAAGAAGAAAAAGTTTGACACAAAGGTTCACAAGAAAACACTTAATCCTGTCTTCAACGAGACCTTCACCTTTAAG ATTCCATTCCAAGAGATGGGTGGGAAGACACTGGTGATGTCCGTCTTTGACTTTGATCGTTTCTCAAAACACGACATCATTGGAGAGATTAAGATACCCATGAACACCCTGGACCTGGCTAAGCCAATCGAAGAGTGGAGAGACCTTGACAGTGCAGATCAAGAAGAG cCAGAGAAGCTGGGAGACATTTGCATCTCCTTACGTTATGTCCCCACCGCTGGCAAACTCACCATCTGTATTCTGGAGGCGAAGAACTTGAAGAAAATGGATGTGGGTGGACTATCAG ATCCCTACGTGAAAATTAACCTGCTGCAGAACGGAAAAagactgaagaaaaagaagacgACGGTGAAGAAGAACACCTTGAACCCCTACTATAACGAGTCCTTCAGTTTTGAGATTCCTCTTGAGCAAATGCAG AAAATCCAAGCTGTGATCACGGTGCTGGATTATGACAAGATCGGCAAGAATGATGCCATTGGGAAGATCTGGGTGGGAAGCAAGTCCACGGGGGCCGGGCTGAAACACTGGTCCGACATGCTGGCCAACCCCCGTCGCCCCATCGCCCAGTGGCATCCGCTTCAGCCAGAGGAGGAGGTGGATGCTGCCCTCGCCGCCCTGAATGCCAAGAAGTAA